The Pangasianodon hypophthalmus isolate fPanHyp1 chromosome 2, fPanHyp1.pri, whole genome shotgun sequence genome window below encodes:
- the tspo gene encoding translocator protein gives MWTAMLGLTALPHVGGICGAFITRRETKTWYVSLNKPSWRPPNSAFGVVWTALYTGMGYGSYLVYKELGGFTEDAMVPLGLYGLQLALNWAWTPIFFGAHKIKLALIELVVLTGTVAATMVSWYPVNRTATLLLTPYLAWLCLATSLNYCIWRDNPDTKED, from the exons ATGTGGACGGCCATGCTGGGACTGACCGCCCTACCACATGTTGGTGGGATCTGTGGAGCCTTTATCACAAGAAGAGAGACGAAAACGTGGTATGTCTCGCTTAACAAACCGTCATGGAGGCCACCCAACTCTGCTTTTGGAGTAGTATGGACAGCTTTATACACTGGCATGGG GTATGGTTCATACCTGGTGTATAAAGAGCTGGGAGGCTTCACAGAAGATGCTATGGTCCCACTGGGACTCTATGGCCTGCAGCTGGCACTGAACTGGGCCTGGACCCCTATCTTTTTTGGGGCACACAAGATCAAACTG GCACTCATTGAGCTTGTTGTGCTGACGGGCACAGTGGCCGCCACCATGGTGTCCTGGTACCCAGTGAACCGCACTGCCACACTCCTCCTGACTCCATACCTGGCCTGGCTCTGCTTGGCCACCTCCCTCAACTACTGTATCTGGAGGGACAATCCTGATACCAAAGAAGACTAG